The genomic DNA AAGACTCCGAAACCATAGTTCGCAAGTTATTTGCAAATGTTCTTATAATCGGTTTTTACCTGGTTCATCAGGACATTTGCAATGCCATTGCCGATATTCTCGGCAAGCTTGTGGCAGTTTGTAAAGTCGACATTCTTAAGAGACGGAAGTAACTTCTCAGAACATTGTGTCATGCCAGACAGTTGTGGAAAGCTCTCCAACAATTCACAGTCGGTTGCAGTTATACTCTCTATGCTCGGTGGAAGGTTCGGGATTTCTTTCAGCTGGCTGCAATAGCTTAGATCGAGTTTCCTCAAATTTGAGAGTCTCCCGATCCACGAAGGGAGCTCAACAAAGTTGTTGCGTGACAGCTGCAATTCCTCCAGGGTGGAAATGCAATCGAGATTCCTGAAGAAGTTGAGATTAGATAAATTGCAATTCCGGAGTTTCAGTGACTGTAACATTGGAAACTTGGGTTCTGCAGAGATCAGCGGCACACAATTTTCTCCATCATTCTCCGAGAACTGACCGAGTTGCAAGCAGTTCTGGAGAAGAAGTTGCTTAATTCGTTTCAGCTTATAAATCCCATCAGGGAGCCCTTTAAGCTTCTTGCAGCCTGAGACGCAGAGAACTTCAAGTCCGACAAGACTAGCAGTCGACTGCGGCAACTCTTTCAAGGATGTCTTGGTCAATCGAAGTTCTTGCAACGATTCCATATCCTCAAGAACTTCGGGGAACTTCTCAAGGCTTCTGCACCGGGTGAGGAGGAGGCTGCGGAGAGATTTCAACTTGAGGATGCGAGGGAGCTTTTTAAGGTGATAGCAGAACTCGAGGTTCAAGGTGACAAGCTTATCGAGAAACCCGACTGAATCATGAAGCTCAACTAAACTCGAGCAGTTCATGAGGATTAAGCTCTCGAGATTTGGGAGTGTTGAGAGGTCAGGAACCTCAGTAAGACGCTCCGAGCGTTCCAGGCTCATATGCCTCAAGTCCTTAAAGATCTGTAGAACACAAACAAATAGATCAACTCAATGGTACTTTCAACTCCGAATTATGATACTCTTGATCAACTGAAATTCGACTAGTTTACCTTGTATCCTTCACCAAGGTGTTTGATTCGGCTGTTGTACAAGTACAATCCTACGAGCTTTTGTGGGTGGAAATTTGGCGGCAGAGACGAGAAAGGATACGCCTCCCACTCAACCCATCGCAAATTGTTTGACAGATAGTCCAGATCCCCAGATACATATGCATTGTGGATAATGAGCAAGCGGAGCCTCTTCATCCTCTTGAACGCTTTCGCGTTTAAATACACTTCTTCCGTCTCAGGCAAGACTAGCTTAATAGCTTCAACCTTGCTTGTTCCCTGGAACCAAACACGTGGCTTTGTCAGAAACATCAATTGTTAAAGAGGATCAATGATGCAGAAGTACTCTGGTTGTTCTTAGACAGCGTTTGACACGACAGGTGGGAAACATTTCAGGTAATCATCAAAATGTGTATAATGAAACCAAATGACAGATGATACATCTGCTAACAGAGAAAGGTTTGACAAGAGTTTGTATAACAAGTAATAAGAGAACCGACCAAATTTTCCGTCAAAACATCAATAACATCTTCTGGGAACCACAGCCTGCTGCGCTCCCCAGGATTATTCGGAGACTCTTTCCGGACGACTTCCCTTCCCATTTCCTGCAGCAAGTCATGCATCCACAGCTTGTTGTTCTCAACATTTATCAGAGATTTATCCACAAGAACTCTGATTCCGATATCGGGGAAGAACTTGCAAGCATCTAAGATTTTCACTACATAGTCTAGGGATACTGCATTAAAGAAACAAGCAATATCGAGAAAAATAGCCTTGTCGAAATCATCAAGACCGTCATAACTAATCTTAAGAATTTCATTATATTCTCTGTTCGGTACACTTTTCAGCCTTGCAATAGCACTCTCCCATTCCTTAACAGTTCTCCCGCACAAGAAAGAGCCCAACACGATAACAGCCAAGGGGAGATTCTTGGCGTAATCTAATATACGAGAGGTTAGCTCCTTGAACATTTTGGGAGGATTGGGTTCTCTAAATGCATTCAGACAGAAAAGCCGATAAGACTGGAGATAGTTCAACTCCTTCATTTCATAGAAGTGTTCGACTCCATGGGCATCGAGCAAATGCCTATCTCGTGTGGTTATTATTATCCTGCTACCACGACCAAACCACTCTTTATTTCCAGCCAACTTTCTCAATTGGTCCAAGTGATCGATATCATCAATAACCACAAGAACCCTTTTGTAGCGGAGCCTATGGCTAATGACACTGATTCCTTGATCAGCATTAAACAACTTTAAGCTCGCATTTCCTAATATCTCAAAGAGGAGGGTTTCTTGGACTTGAACGAGGCCCTGCTGTCCCGACATATCCTTCACATTTGCCAGAAAGCTGCTTCCTTCAAAGTCATCCGCGTACTTATTGTATATTGCCTTAGCAATGGTGGACTTCCCTATTCCTCCAATTCCATAGATGCCAATCATCAGAACTTCCTCATTCAGCCCAATGCTGAGTACCGGGCTAATGCTCTCTATGAGGTCATCTATTCCCACTGGGTTGGTGGCAACACTCATTGTCGGACGGTTCAGCTTGCTCGAGACTTCTTCAACAATTCGTTGGATGAATCTCGATTCAACCCTGCAAATTACAGAACATTGATAAGACTACAGAACGCCCAGTAAGTGTTCACACATCAACAGAATGAAAACACTCGaacaatatataatttgataCATATGTTTTATGATATCATAAATAATCCACAACATATGGATTTGTGTCCGATAAGTATTTATAGAAAAAACATAATGTCCGACAAGTGACAGAAAATTCCTGCGGGAATCAGAGCTCTGAACCTCAAACGGACTCTACTTGCTAATTGTCCATGTTAACTGATAATCAAATTGGGTAAGCAGAGACAAGAAAGAAACGTTTCAATAATCAGAAAGTTAAGTGTTATCATGTCCAAGATAAAAAGATTACTACATTTGCCCATGATTGCTTCTGTCATCGCAACTCAATCAGAAGTCAAGATCAAATTGTCAGTTTTCTACCTGCCAAGACCTTAAAATAATGGAACTTTTCTCAAAAGTAGTTAATAACTACCCCTGTTTAAAGTGCCATCCGCTCATATTAGCCAAACCGTTGAGGGCAATCCTCCACCCCCTGATCCTCTCCGAGTCCACCCCGAACTTCTCCTCGAACTTGCGCAGATACTCCCCGGTCTTCCCGCTCTGGTGCCTCACCTCGGAGGGGTCGATACGGTAGAACAAGGGCCGAACCTGGTGCCCCATTGCCTCCCTCCACTCCATGATCTTCGCGAGCTCGTCGAGGCACCAGCCCGAGGATGCGTAGTTCTCGGAGAAGACCACGATGGAGGCTCGGGACTGCTCGATCGCCCCGATGAGTTCGGCGGAGATGGACTCACCCTTGCGGAGCTGCTCGTCCATGAAAGTGACGATCCCGTAGCGGGTCAGGGCCTCATAGAGGAAGCCCGTGAAGCCTTCCCTCGTGTCCTCGCCCCTGAAGCTCAGGAACACATCAAAATTCCACCTTGCAgcggaagaggaagaagacgatgAAGAGGCCATTGATTGAAGACTCTGTTTTGGTGTTTTAGCTAAGGGAAGCTTTGGGAtctgaaggaggaggaggaggagaaagtCAGAGTATTGGATTTTCCGCCGGCTACTTCTTGTCCTTGAGCGTGCTCCTTCTGAGCATCGCCATAGTCAAAGGTCCGAAAAGTCAACGGACAAACTCACGCAACTGGAAAagtactttttcattttatttctacTTTTATTTCTACTTTCAACCTTCACCTTctataatatttctattttcaaCCCTCACCTTctataatatttctattttcaaCCCTCACCTTctataatatttctattttcgtcCTTCCGTcactttaacttaactttGCTAATGTGAAATATGATTACATTTCACGTATTTATACATGAGCCTACACCCTTATTTGAAGAAAATTGAATTCTAGCAAGTGAgtattaataaaagaaagaaatatgcctattgaaaaaataatatgcctatttatataatattcaacttcttattaataattgttcaaaaaaaatttgttattaATAACAGTGTAACTATCATTCAGTTAGTTgactaattattttattttcacttgccatatataaaaatagaatCTTTCTTTATGATGTTCAagcaaaaattgaatttttcttactaccaaaaaatttaaaattttctacgGTATTCCGAGAAAAATTTATGGTGCAATCACTTTAAAGTGGTTCTACCATTCAATAGAAgtaaataatttcaattggtagtaaattaattaattttgtaaattacatacaaaaaataaaatatgcaaatttcaatgtaaattacataaatttttaagTAACATAATTTTAAAGTAATTCACACGAGTTTCAAGCAAATATACTCAATATTTtagtaaaatattatttaatttctacttaaatttttagcaatttatttaattatatggtGCAATCATTTTTCTTGATTATACCATGGACAAAAATAAGGGTATCGAAATAAAGGCAAAGTGGACAGAGAGAGGATACGAGCCGCACAAATTGGACGCACAGCATGTGGCAGATTGGCAATAAAGAAATTGCACTTATTCGATCTGCCTTTGGCGTTCACTTTTTACTTTTATGGCCGAAATCTACGAAAAAGTCCGG from Punica granatum isolate Tunisia-2019 chromosome 2, ASM765513v2, whole genome shotgun sequence includes the following:
- the LOC116196785 gene encoding TMV resistance protein N-like isoform X1, giving the protein MASSSSSSSSAARWNFDVFLSFRGEDTREGFTGFLYEALTRYGIVTFMDEQLRKGESISAELIGAIEQSRASIVVFSENYASSGWCLDELAKIMEWREAMGHQVRPLFYRIDPSEVRHQSGKTGEYLRKFEEKFGVDSERIRGWRIALNGLANMSGWHFKQGVESRFIQRIVEEVSSKLNRPTMSVATNPVGIDDLIESISPVLSIGLNEEVLMIGIYGIGGIGKSTIAKAIYNKYADDFEGSSFLANVKDMSGQQGLVQVQETLLFEILGNASLKLFNADQGISVISHRLRYKRVLVVIDDIDHLDQLRKLAGNKEWFGRGSRIIITTRDRHLLDAHGVEHFYEMKELNYLQSYRLFCLNAFREPNPPKMFKELTSRILDYAKNLPLAVIVLGSFLCGRTVKEWESAIARLKSVPNREYNEILKISYDGLDDFDKAIFLDIACFFNAVSLDYVVKILDACKFFPDIGIRVLVDKSLINVENNKLWMHDLLQEMGREVVRKESPNNPGERSRLWFPEDVIDVLTENLGTSKVEAIKLVLPETEEVYLNAKAFKRMKRLRLLIIHNAYVSGDLDYLSNNLRWVEWEAYPFSSLPPNFHPQKLVGLYLYNSRIKHLGEGYKIFKDLRHMSLERSERLTEVPDLSTLPNLESLILMNCSSLVELHDSVGFLDKLVTLNLEFCYHLKKLPRILKLKSLRSLLLTRCRSLEKFPEVLEDMESLQELRLTKTSLKELPQSTASLVGLEVLCVSGCKKLKGLPDGIYKLKRIKQLLLQNCLQLGQFSENDGENCVPLISAEPKFPMLQSLKLRNCNLSNLNFFRNLDCISTLEELQLSRNNFVELPSWIGRLSNLRKLDLSYCSQLKEIPNLPPSIESITATDCELLESFPQLSGMTQCSEKLLPSLKNVDFTNCHKLAENIGNGIANVLMNQEPPFSLTWPGHEIPEWFKYRTRVGFLYFQIPEHVYDKLVGFTLCAVVKEAFALELSFLMNGEVAATCTEHFFPMTSHHLWLLYPGAR
- the LOC116196785 gene encoding disease resistance-like protein DSC1 isoform X2 codes for the protein MSVATNPVGIDDLIESISPVLSIGLNEEVLMIGIYGIGGIGKSTIAKAIYNKYADDFEGSSFLANVKDMSGQQGLVQVQETLLFEILGNASLKLFNADQGISVISHRLRYKRVLVVIDDIDHLDQLRKLAGNKEWFGRGSRIIITTRDRHLLDAHGVEHFYEMKELNYLQSYRLFCLNAFREPNPPKMFKELTSRILDYAKNLPLAVIVLGSFLCGRTVKEWESAIARLKSVPNREYNEILKISYDGLDDFDKAIFLDIACFFNAVSLDYVVKILDACKFFPDIGIRVLVDKSLINVENNKLWMHDLLQEMGREVVRKESPNNPGERSRLWFPEDVIDVLTENLGTSKVEAIKLVLPETEEVYLNAKAFKRMKRLRLLIIHNAYVSGDLDYLSNNLRWVEWEAYPFSSLPPNFHPQKLVGLYLYNSRIKHLGEGYKIFKDLRHMSLERSERLTEVPDLSTLPNLESLILMNCSSLVELHDSVGFLDKLVTLNLEFCYHLKKLPRILKLKSLRSLLLTRCRSLEKFPEVLEDMESLQELRLTKTSLKELPQSTASLVGLEVLCVSGCKKLKGLPDGIYKLKRIKQLLLQNCLQLGQFSENDGENCVPLISAEPKFPMLQSLKLRNCNLSNLNFFRNLDCISTLEELQLSRNNFVELPSWIGRLSNLRKLDLSYCSQLKEIPNLPPSIESITATDCELLESFPQLSGMTQCSEKLLPSLKNVDFTNCHKLAENIGNGIANVLMNQEPPFSLTWPGHEIPEWFKYRTRVGFLYFQIPEHVYDKLVGFTLCAVVKEAFALELSFLMNGEVAATCTEHFFPMTSHHLWLLYPGAR